The archaeon genome includes the window ACGACACGTCGATTCAGCCGGGATGGGACGGGTACGTAGCCACTTTGGTCTTCGTCGGCGGCAGGGTGGATGCGACCTGGTATCCGCAGTACGGAGAGCACTTCATCAACGGGATTGGAGGGGTCGAAAACGATTATGCGAACGACAAGTCATGGACTCTCTGGACGTGGAACTCAGCGAAGGGGTGGCAGAGTTCGACCCTGGGGGCCGACCAGGTACAGCTCGCCAACGGGACGGTCTTCGCCTGGGCCTACTGCGGATACGATCCGAACACCTTCGTCCCTACGTGCTCTCGGCCGTGACGGACTAGCGCCTAGTGGTCTATCGCCCGTAGAAGAGCGAGGGAGCGCCTCTGAATCTGGTGCTCCTCGGGCCGTTGAGCCGGATGTGCCTGCGTCGAGTCATGGACGCTACATGGCAGGCTGGCGCAGTTGAAGATGGGAATCAAGGATTTCTGACCTTCTGCTCAACTGGCTGCGTGCTTAAGTGCCGAGTAGCGGCCGCGTCCATCGAGTTGGCGGGTCAGGAGGAGAGGATGAAAGCCCTGGTAGTCGCACTCGTCCTGGAGCGGCGCCCGGAGGAGGCCATCGAGGTCCTGAGCAAGTGGTACAAAGTGACCGTGCCCAGGCTCGGGGTCGGCGTGACCGAGGGGAAGACCAAGGGGATCGCTGCGGTATACTCGGGTAGAAGGAGGGAGATTCTCGCAGCCAACAGGGAGTACCTGTACGACCCGTTCGTGATAGTTCATGAGTTCTATCACCACCTTAGGACGATCGGCGGGACTCACAAGGGGACTGAGAGGCAGGCTGACCTATTTGCGAACGGCTTCATCGCGGCTTATAGGAGCGCGGCTGCCGAGTGGGCGTCAAAGACCGACGGCTGACCAGATGTCCTCGTCATCGTCGAGGTCTACGTAGCCACATCGCTCGCACCTGGTACCCCGGATCTTTGCAGTCCTTTCTCCAGAGCCCACGGTCCTCTCGTATTCGAGCATTTGCCCAGCGTGGCATCTGTCGCAGATCATCCCAGCCGTTCGGACTGGGGTGGTATTTTAGGGCGGGGCAAAGGTTTAGGGATGAAGCCTCGGATGTGGGGGCCGAGAAATGAAGATCGCGTTCAGCTCTCCTAGCGGCCCCGACGCGTGCATCTTCTGTAAGATTGTCTCGAGAAAAGAGGCCTCGCACATCATCTACGAGGACGAGAAGCACATCGCCTTCCTGGACGCGTTCCCCTTCTCAAGGGGACACACGCTCGTCTGTCCGAAGCAGCATGGAGAGACGATCTGGGACATGAACGAGGCGGAGATCGCCGAGCTCTTCAAAGTCGCGTCGAGGGTCTCGAGGGCGGTCGTCGCCTCGACCGGCGCGGACGGTTTCAGGTTCGTGCAGAACAACGGTGAGGCGGCCAATCAGGTGGTCGCGCACGTCCATGTGCACGTCATACCCGTCAAGATGGAGGACAAGGGGAAGTTCGCCGACCGGAGACGCTTCTCTCCTGAAGAGATGGGGGAGGCGGCCGAGGCCATACGAGCGGAGATGCCGAAGCGCTAGCTAACCTGTGACGAAGACTGAGATTGAAGTTATCGCGGTGCCGGTGTCAGAACCTGTGACTGCGTAGATCGTGTACACGCCTGCTCCGTAGTGCTGGATGAAGTCGTGAAGGGAGAAGGCGAGCGCGTCCTGGGTTGAGGTGAACTTCCAGGTGTCGGCATAGACTGTGATGCCTGACTGGAAGGAGGGACAGCCGAAGGAGCAGGGTTGGAGAACCCCGCCCGTCAGGGTGCCAGGGCCGTATTCGTGCGGGCCAGCGTTGAGCTGGGCGGGGGTCTCGGCCGTCGGGGGCGAGTCATAGGTGATGTAGACCGCCTTGGGCGCGGTGAAGGCTTGGAGGGTCGTCCCGGCGATTGAGACGTCGTATGTGCTGGAGACGGAAATCGTCAAAGCGATGTAGTAGTTTTCAAAGTCCTCGACGAAGTAGACCACCGTGCCGTCGTAGGCCACCCCTATGGAGACCCTGTTGTGCAAGGGGTTCAGGATGTTGATCCTGTGCCCGTTGTTGCAGCACTGAGAGTCGTTGTTCATCATCTGGTATTCGAGGGTCCGGATCGCTCCCTCTACCTCCGAAGTGGTGTAGAAGATCGGGCCGCTTGCCCGGTCGTAGGCTACGTTCTCCCCGACCGCCCCCTTGCCGCCGAGGAGCGAGTATCTCATGTAGGGAGAGTAGCCCTGAGTGTCGTAGTGGCTGAAGTATCCGTACCTGAGCATCGAGTTTGCGTGCTGCTGGGCCACGGGGTTGGGGCTTAGGGACACGGCCTGAAGGCCCGGCCTGTCCTGGTTGATCAGCGAGAGGGCGTAGGCGGCCAGCGTGTCGTAGTCCGGCGGGTAGGAGATCTTCGCCGACCCGTTCCCGATCAGGGGCGAGTAGATGGTGTAGTTCAGGGGAGGCCGTGCCGTGATCCCGAGGCCGCCGAAGATCGAGGACAGGAAAGAGGAGGCCGACTGTTCTGCCGACCTGAGGCCCGACTCGGCGTCGGGGGAGAGCGCTACGAAGGCGGCGACCAGGAGGACGACCACCAGGAGAAGGCCGAGGACGACTCCGGAGGCGCCCTGGCGCTTCGGCTCGGCAGGGACCACTGATGACGGGGAGGAGCGCCTCGCCTCGATGAGCATTGTAGAGACGCCGTCGGCCACGATATTAAGCGAATAGCGCGCGGCCGACGTTCAAACCCGTCGAACGGAGGGGCCCTATGCTGAGAGGTCTTCGGTTTCTCTGGCGGCAAGGACCTCGGCAGGTAACTCGGGGAAGCTGTCCCGCATCCTTTGCTCGGCGACCGCCGCTGCCTCCTCCATGACCTTCTGCGCATCTTCGTTGGCCACGTCGAAGTTCAGAGAGAGGCCGCCGGTGGTCCCGGCGTCGATCAGGACGCTGCTCAGGAGCCCGGATATCTCTCCGATCTCCTTGTCCGCTTCGGGGAGCGCGACCTGGAGACTCTCTTTCATGCTCCTGATCACCGACACGGCGGGGGCCAGGGTTGAGGCGATCTCGCCAAGGTCCGTGATCGTGCCGAGGCGCAGGGAGATCTGCTCAAGGGCGAGCTGGGCCTGAGTCACGACCTTGCCCATCTTGCGTACCTCGGTGAGCTCGTTCGCGTAGACCGCCGCGTGCGCGGTGTCGTGCTTTGCGAGAGAGGTGACGACTCCCCGGAATATGACGGAGTCGCGCTGTTTTATCCGGTTGACTGTGCTGTCGAGCTGCGAAATCAGGACGCGGATCTGCCGATTAGCCTGGTCGATCTGCGGCTTGAGAGGCGTGGGAGGGCGTACCGAGTCCTTGAGCCTGTCGATAATGCCCGGACCTTGTTCCTTCTTCTCCCACTTGTTTGCAAATCCCATGATGTCTCGTCGGATGCTCGAACTTCCTATATTTCGCGGGCTCAAAACCAGATGCCAGTTTGGGCAAAATATTTTGACGCGAGGTCTTGGAGGAGGTCTGGGCTTGAAGAATAGCAGGGACGGCGCTGTAAATTGAGGATAGCGGAGGGCATAGCGTACCTGACTGCCGCCGAGATGGCGGAGGTGGACAGGGAAGCTGTCGAGGAGTTCGGGATTGGAGTGCCCACGTTGATGCAAAGGGCTGGGGAGGGCGCGGCCGAGGTGGCGAAGTTGATGCTCGGAGGCGAGGTCCGGGGGCGCGCCGTCTCCGTTCTGGCGGGGAAGGGGAACAATGGAGGGGACGGGCTTGTGGTGGCCCGGGTTCTGAAAGGATGGGGCGCCGCGGTCGAGGTGATTCTTGGTGTGGGGAGGGCGTCCCTCAGGGAGGCGCCGTCGAAGCAGCTGGCACTGGCTGAGGGGGCCGGGGTCGAGGTCTTCGGGCAAGCTAGGGCCTTGGGGGAGCCTGACCTCATTGTGGACGCGCTTCTGGGGTACAATGCGAGGGGAGACCCGAGAGAAGCTGTCGCGAAGCTGGTCAGGGAGGCGGGCGCATCAGGGTCGAGGATTCTTGCGCTCGATGTTCCCTCGGGGTTAGACTCGACATCGGGAGGGCGCGGAGAGCCATGCGTGGTCGCAAGCGCGACCGCGACGTTCGGGCTGCCGAAGGTAGGGCTCCTCGAGGCGAAGGAGGCGGGCGTCGTGGGGGACCTCTACCTGGTCGACATCTCACTGCCAGAGGAGGCGTACAGGAGGGTCGGGATGAGAGGTTCTCCGTTCGATGGGAAGCGGCTCCTAAGACTCTGGTAGGCCGGCCCGATACAACGCTTTTCAACTCAACGGCCAGCGGAGAGGCATGAAGTCGGCGGAGGAGGACATGGGATGTCCGAAGTGCCATCGCTTTGAGCTCAGGGAGCATCCGGAGGGAGTCAGGTGCAGGTTCTGCGGCTACGCTTTGACTCCGGGAGAAGCGGACAAGTTCAGGCTCTTCAGGCTCCTCAAGGAAGAGTCAAAGAGAAACTGAGGCGGTCAGGGTGCGGACTGCGGCGGGTTGAAGACGAAGACGCACCATACCCTGCCTGCCCTCGACTCGAAGACCGGCGCGAACCCTTTCTGGCTCAGGAGCGAGAGCACCTTCTCTACTGGATGGACGTAGAACCTGAACCCGCGGCGCCTGAGGAAGATCTTCTGCAGGGGTAGGAAGACCTTGAGAACTCTTGTGAGGATGCGGCGATCGTCGGGGATCGAAATCGCGTAGAACCGGGAGGCGGCGGCGCTGGAGTTCTCGATGAGCCCTTGGACGTCAGGGTAGCAACAGAGAACCGTGTCGAGCACCACGAAGTCTGACCGTTCGAGGGATAGCAGGGCCCCGTCTCCGTGAACAAACTGGGCTGATCCCGAGTGGCCTGCGTCTTGGACAAGCGAGCGCGCGGTGCGTACCATCGCCGAAGAGAGGTCGACCCCCTTTGCCTTGGAGGCCCCTGCCTTGAGGAATTCGAGAGTTAGCGCGCCAACACCGCAACCTAGCTCCAGAGTACTGGAACCGGCGAGGCCTCGCTCCCTGAGCGCAGCCAAAATGGTCTTGGAGGTCGACCCCAGGCCCCTCCTCCGATAGTCCTCGAGCATCCTCTCGCTCTCTTCGTCGAAGCAGCAGGTGATTCCGCTGGTGTCTGTCGCCACCTAGGAGGCGACTCGGATGAGTGAGTTAACAGTTCTCGTCATTGGGAGGGCGTTTATCTTGGGTTATCCGGCAGGTGCCGTTCGTGTCCGCAAGAGTGAGCCCGGTCTCGAAGGTGTCCTCGGTCTTGATAGTCGCGGTGGGAATATTCATGGTCATCGCAGGTTTGGTTGGGGGCACGGAGGCGAACACGATCGCGGGACTGGCTTTCGTAACACTGGGAGTTGTCCTGTATGTCCTGCTCTACAGACTCGGGAGAAGGCGGGACGCTAAGAGCTAGGCGGTTGGCTGCGCTGGCGGCTGCGAAACCGCCTTGAACCGGGCAGATAGGTTCCTGTTCCAGAGGCGGACTGCGAGAAGCCCTCCGATGGCGCCGCTGATGACACCGACGACTACTATGGTTCCGTAGATTGCCGGGTCGTTGGGAAGGATTGGAGTCACGTATACTGTCGCGTAGTACGCCACCGGGCCCACGATGGTGCTCGAGATCGTCATTGCGATCGCGGCACGCTTGGAGCTGACCGCCTCGCCGGACCTGACCTTGAGGCCCGAGCAGAGGGCGTCCGTTAGCGCCCCATAGAGGACTGCCAGGGCGAAGGGATAGAACGAGTACTGTGGCTCTAGGATGTTGATCAGAAGGCCTGCGACCGCGGCGGTAAGGGTCGCGCCTCCGACCCCAAGGAGGATGAAACTCAGCGCGAGGAGCGTCGCCTCCACGACGATGAGGAGGTCCCCGGTTGGAGGGGGCAGGATCGGCCCCTTGACGATCGCGATTATCACGCCGAACAGCGAAGCGGTTGCAATCTTCCTGGAGTCTGCCAACTTGGAGGGGTTTTCTAGGTCAATATTTAACGCTAGTTATACGACTAACCGCCGAGTGCGAGGCCTGCCGAGGCTGTTACGTGGCCCGAATCAAGCCCGGGCTGCAGGGAAGAGAAGTTCCCAGGTCTAGTCGCAAACTTTCATAACGTCCACAGTTGCCGCGGGCACATGCGCCGGTACGATGCGGTCGTGATCGGGTGCGGCGTCATGGGGTCGGCGGTCAGCTACAACCTCGCCTCCAGAGGTATCAAGACGGTGACCTTGGACAGGTATCCGCTGAATCATGAGATGGGCTCTTCTCACGGGAAGACCAGGATAATCAGGCTCGCCTACTACGAGGACGAGAGGTACGTCCCCCTGCTGAGGAGGGCCTTTGACGCGTGGGCCGAGGTCCAAGAGAAGTCCGGCAGGCGCCTGATGGAGATGACCGGAGGGCTGATGGCCGGGAGGGAGGAAGGGGAGCTGGTTTCTGGCGTCTTGAAGACGGCCAGGGCCCACGGACTGGAGCACGAAGTCCTCTCCACCAAGGAGGCGGAGTCGAGGTTCCCTGCGATCAAGCTCTCGGAGGAGTTGAAGGCGGTCTACGAGGAGAGCGCCGGGATCCTCTACACCGAGGAGTGCCTCGAGGCCTTCACTGGGCTGGCGGCGGACGCGGGCTGCGACTTCGAGCATCTGGCCGAAGTGACGGGCTGGAAGCCCACGCCAGAAGGGGTAGAGGTGGAGGCCTCTGGAGAGACATTCCTCGCTCAGAGGGTCGTTTCGTGCGCGGGACCGTGGACAAGCGAACTCTTCCCGGGGGCGGTCCCGCTGAAGGTGGAGAGGCAAGTCCCCATATGGTTCTCATCGAAGAAGCAGGGCATCTTCTCGCCGGAGTCGATGCCGGTCTTCATCATGGAAGAGGAGGCAGGGAAGTTCTTCTATGGACTACCCGAGGTCGGGCACGGAGTCAAAGCAGCGAGGACGCACGCTGGAGCTATTGTGAACCCAGACTCGGTGAGCAGGACAGTTACCAAGGATGACATCGCCCCCGTCGAGGCGTTCGTAGGAAGGAGGTTGCCCAAGCTCGGGAGGAAGCCGATCGACTCTACTGTCTGCCTTTACACCAACACCCCGGACCTGAACTTCGCCATAGGACCGCACCCCGAGGAGGGGAAGGTCGTAGTCGTCAGCGCGTGCTCGGGGCACGGGTTCAAGTTCGCAAGTGTCCTTGGAGAGGTGGTCGCGGACATGGTCGAAGGGAAGAAGACCCAGGTAGACGTGTCGTGGCTGAGTCTCAGCCGGTTTAGGGCCGTTCACGCCTAGGCACATCTTTGGTTCGTCCGAGTCTGTAGTGCTTCCTCGCTTCCTCGGACGAGACGAGCCCGGCTTGGATGTCTCCCGACACTTCGAGCGTCCCCCTCTTGTCTGGATCCCCGAATCCCCCTCCGCCAGCCGTCCTGACTTCGACCTCGTCTCCGGGCCTGAGGGCGAGAGTTACCTTGACGGGGACCTTCTCCTTCGAGCCGCGGCGAGATACGAAGAGCTCGGTGACTCTTCCCGGGAGCCCGCCCTCAAGGCCCCATGGAGGGTGGGTCCCCCTGTCTGCGAGCGCAGTGAAGGTCGTGCCGGCGAGCATCCTGTAACCACGAACAATCCCAGACCCACCCCGGTGCGCACCGGGGCCTGAACTGTCGGGCCTGAACTCGTACTTGGTCATCAACACCGGGAAGGAGCGCTCGAGCTCCTCGATCGGGGTGTTGAGGGTGTTCGTCATGTTGCACTGGATTCCGTCGATGCCGTCGGCGCGTCGACTCCCTCCGAGCCCGACCCCGATCGTCTCGTAGAAGGCCCACTGGCGGCCGCGCCATCGCCCTCCGACCATGACGTTGTTCATTGACCCTCCTGCCGCAGCGGGAACCCGGCCTGGGGCGGCTTTGGCTAGGGCGCGGAAGACCACGTCGGCGTTGCGCTGGCTCGTCTCGACGTTGCCACCGCCGACCGGATGGGGGGAGGTGGGGTTGAGGATCGACCCGACGGGCGCTCTGACCTCCACTGGGGCGAAGGCCCCGTGGTTGGCAGGTATGTCGTCCCCTAGCAGACATCGGAGGACGAAGTACGCGCCTGAGATGGTGACCCCGAAGACAGCGTTGAGGGGGTAGTCGACCTGCTTGTGGGAGCCCGAGTAGTCCACGAGCACGCCAGAGCCGCTGATGACCACCTTCGCCTTGAGGACGAGGTCCGAGCCGTCAGGGGCCTCGAGATAGTCGGAGGCGGAGTAGGTACCTTCTCCAAAGCGTGCGAGCCTCTTCCTGGTTAGGGCTTCAGAGCTCCTGAAAGCCGTTCGCGCCGCGGCGCGGAAGTCATCTAGCCCATACTTCGATACGAGCGAGAGGACCCTCTTCTCTCCTGTGGAGTTGGCTGCCGCCTGGGCTCGGAGATCGCCCTTCCTCTCGCGCGGCGTTCTGGAGCCGGAGGCGACGCGGGTGACAGTGGATTCTACGAAGCGGCGCCCTCTGCGAAGGTAGCACGGCTCGAGGACCAGGCCTTCCTCCTGAAGGGTCCGCGCGTCCGTCGAGATGCTTCCCGGAACCTTCCCACCGACGTCAGAGTGGTGGGCCTTGTTGACCGCGAAGCCGACGAGCTGGGCGCCGTGGTGGATGGGAGCCATGACAGTGATGTCGTTGAGGTGCGTCCCAGTGATGTACGGGTTGTTGGACACGAGCATGGAGCCAGGCTCGAAGTCCAGGCCAGAGCGTTCGCAAGCGCCGATGAGTTTCGAGAGGCCCCACGGAAGGGAGCCGAGGTGCACCGGGATGTGCTCCGCCTGCGCCAGGAGCCTTCCTCGCTCGTCGAAGACTGCGGCCGAGTGGTCCATCCTCTCCTTGATGTTCGGCGAGTAGGAAGCGTCCCTGAGTGCAAGTCCCATCTCTTCGCTCGAGTAGCGTAGCGCCTCGTTGATCAGCTTCAGAGTCACTGCGTCGCGCTTCATCTCTCGAGCCTCGTCCCATACTCTTCGGCGCGCCACCTCCAGCCCGGATTGACTACTAGTGTCGAGTCGTACTCCTCGATGATGCAGGGCCCTCTGCCCCTTCTGCCCGACTGGATTGTCTCCCTGGTCAGCACAGGAACAGCCTGATGCTCTCCACCAATCCATGCGCGGCGACGCGATGGGTGCCCAGGCCGCCCCCTCGTCTGTTGCGTGGGGATAGGATGGGCCGAAAGCCTGACCGATGCCCTCACGTGGAGGTTGACCACTTCGACCACGTCTCTTGTCGAGTAGTCATAGAGCTGGCGGTGCCTAGAGCTAAAGTCCTTCCTGAAGGCGTTGTCGCCCCGGAATTTCAGGAGAAGTTCGTGGGACTGTCCTTCGTATCTTGCCTCTGCGTACCTCAGCAAAGAGAACTCGGGGAATCCTTCCTTCTTCATTGCGGCCCTGACCTTCATTTCAAGTGCTGCGAACTGGGGTTGGAGGGCGCCTGTTCGGGCGGATGCGGAGAAGGTCCTTGTCAGGTCTCCGGAGAGCAGACCGTGCGCGGAAAAGAGTCCCGCATGGGCGGGGACCACTATGGCCCTGATGCCCAGCTCTTCAGCCAGGTCGCAGGCGTGCGCTGGGCCCGCTCCGCCGAAGGCGAAGAGGACGAAGTCCCTAGGGTCCCTGCCTCTTTCGACGCTGACCATCGAAATCGCCCTAGCCATGTCCGCGTTGACCAGCCTGAGTGCCCCAATCGCGACATCCTCGGCGGCCGTCCCGAGAGTCTTGCAGAGCTGGCTGAGGGCCCTCTCGGCCAAGTCGAACCTGATCGGCATCGACCCGCTCAAGAGTGAGACCGGGTTGAGCCTCCCGAGCAGGACGTTCGCGTCGGTGATGGTTGGTTCAGCGCCGCCTCTTCCGTAGCAGGCAGGGCCCGGCTGGGAACCCGCGCTGCGCGGCCCCACCGAGAGCTGTCCGGACTCGTCAGCCCAGAGGACCGTTCCTCCGCCGGCGCTGACCTCCGCGAGGTCGATGAAGGGTCCCCTCACCGAGTAACCGCTGCCCCTGATTGACCTCCCGCTGTGTGAGCGTCCCGCCGCTTCGAACTCCCGGGCGACCTCAGCCTCGCCGCCCACTATGGCCCCGGCTTTGGCGGTCGTGCCGCCCATGTCGAAGGTCAGGACGTTGGGCTCGGAGAGGTGCCGGGCGAGCTGTTTGCAGGCGACCACGCCGGCAGCGGGGCCGCTCTCGATTCCGTGGACGGGCATCGAAGAGGCGAGATTTGGAGTGGTCGCGCCGCCGTCTGAGTTCATCAGGTAGAGCGGAGCGGTGACCTTTGCCCGCCTCAGCGAAGTGGCGAGTTTCTGAATGTAGGACTCCATGAGGGGGGCGAGGACCGCGTTGACTGTGGTGGTGCTGGTCCGTTCGAATTCCCGGTACCCGTTGTCGACTTCGCTGGAGATGCTGACGTGGCCTGCGAATCCGGATGTTCGGAGGGCCTGCTTCATCCTGAGCTCGTGCGAGGAGTTGGCATAGGAGTTCAGGAAGCATATCGCTACCGAGCCGTATCGCCCTCTCGTAATCGACCTTGAGACTGAGCTGGCCAGGCGAGGGTCGAGCGGGAGGAGCTCCCTGCCGTCGGCACTTATCCTCCCGGGAACTGTGTACCTGTCGCTCCTACGGATCAGTGGGGGCGGGCGCCTCGTGTCCAGATTGTACAGCTCAGGGCGCCGCTGTCTGCCGATCTCCAGGATGTCCCTGAAGCCTTCGTTGGTGATGAGCGCAGCGCGCCCGAGTCTCGTCTTGGTGAGGAGGGCGTTGGTCGCGAGGGTGGTGGCGTGGGAGATCAGAGCGAGCTCTGACGGTCTGGGATTGAGTCTCAGGACACCTCGCACTATGGAGGCGGGCGGGCTCACTGCGGTGGGGAACTTCAGGACTGAGAGGAGGCCGCTACGGGAGTCGAAAGAGACTATGTCGGTGAAGGTCCCGCCGACGTCGACCCCCACGGAGACCGGGGAGGAGTTGCCCACGCGGGACGGCAAGAGTCCCCGAGCGTAATTAACAGTTGGTCGGCTGCTGTGGTTGGTTTATACCCACAGGCTATGGACGGAACGGGAGGCAATGCTGGAGGACTTTCGGGGGATACCATGGGAGGCTCGGTTCCTCATCTACCTCAGCTTCCTGCCGGGGATCTCGCTCGGCTTCATCTACACGGACCTTTCCTACTTTCTTCCGAATCTCGCTCTCTCCTACCTGCCTCACGACTCGGCCTTCTTCTGGATGGGCATAGTCGTGGGGACGATGGCGGCCACGCTCGTGGTCAGCAGCGTCCCACTGGGGATCGTCGCGGACAGGTATGGACGGAGGAGGCTCCTGGTCCTGGGCAACCTCTTGGCCGGCGTGAGCCTGATGGGGTTCGCCCTTACCACTTCGATCCCGCTGCTTCTCGCCGCGGCCGTCCTCGAAGGGGTCGGGGAGGCGGCATTCGCGGTCTCCTTTGGGGCCCTGGTCGCCGACCGCGCGGGCGACGCAAAGAGGACCTCAGCCTTCGCCCTCGTCGCGTTCCTGGGCTGGACCTCGGGGGCCATCGGTGCGCTCTCGATATCATCGGTCGCCGCGATTCAGGTCCTAGGGTTCGACGAGAGGCAGGCTCACGTGGCCCTGTACGTAGTGGTCGCGCTCCTCGGCCTCTCGGTGACGCCCCTGATGTTCAAGGTCCACGAGGGGAAGGTCGCCCCCGCAGAACCGAGGAAGGGATTCTTCCCGAAGAAGTCGAAGGATGTGCTCGTCAGGTTCAGCTTCTATAGCGTGACGCTCGCGCTGGGAGCGGGCCTCTTCGTCCCCCTGATGACCGCGTGGTTCCACGCTGCCTATGGGGTCACCGACGTGGTGAGCGGGCCGGTCCTTGCAGGGTCTGCGGTCCTGACCTCGGCGGCGATCCTCCTAGCACCCAGGTTCGCGAGGCGCATTGGGATGGTGAAAGCGATAGTGGCGTCGCAGGCGCTGGCCACTGCCTTCATGCTTCTGGTCCCGTCGTCCCCCACCTTCGCGATCGCGGGGGCCGTCTACTCGATCAGGGTCTTCCTCATGAACCTCTCGAACCCCCTCGGGCAGTCGCTGTTGATGGGCCTGGTCTCGCCGGACGAGCGGGGAGCTGCCTCCGGGGTCGCCGCCTCTCTCTGGAGGCTCCCCAACGCCCTCAGCAGCTTCGTGGGGGCAGCGCTGATTGGGGCCGGGCTCGTGGCCCTGCCGTTCTACATTGCGACTGTCCTCTACGTGGTCGCGATTTCGTTGTTCTGGTTCATGTTCAAGAATGCCAAGCTTCCCGAGGAGTCGATGCGGAGCGCTCAGGTCTTGGCCCAGTCGTCGAGCCTCGAAGGCCCGGAAGAGCCCCGCTGAATCCCGGAGACCCTTACGCCGATTAGGCGCACCGGCCGTGACGTCTTCTCGAACTCGTCCAAGAGGCGCCCTACGACCTCCTGAAGTGCGTCCTCTCCGTCGGTGTTGCTCACCAGAGTCTTCTCCCTGGTGTGGGTTTCGAAGCCCTTGAACCTGATCTTGATCCCTCCGACCCTGTAGGTCAGCCCGGAGGAGCGGACCCTCCGGATCAGCTCCGACGAGGCGTCCGAGGCGGCCTGCCTTACCGTCTTGAAGTCCGCGGTGTCCTCCTTGAAGGTCCTCTCCACGCTCAAAGATTTGGGGGTCTCCTGCTGGCGGACCTCCGTCCTTTCCTCGCCCTGGACGACCCCCCAGAGCCAGACGCCGTTCTTGCCGAACCATTCCAGGAGCTGCCGTCCCCCCACCTCCTGGAGCTGGCCGATCCTTTCGATCCCCTTGCTCCTGAGAAACTCGCTGGTCTTGCTGCCTATCCCGGGGACGACGCGAGCGTCGAGGGGGGCGAGGTAGCCACGGACGTCGTCGAAAGGTACCACCGTCAGGCCGTCGGGCTTGTTCCTGTCGGAGGCGATCTTGGCTGCGGACTTGTTTGGTGCGACCCCGATGGAACAGGTAAGGCCGTTCCTCTCTTTGACCGCCTTCTTCACTTCAAGGGCGAGGGCCTTCGCAGCCGATTGGCCTGGGGCCCTTTGTGAGACGTCCAGGAAAGCCTCGTCGATGCTCGACTGCTCGAAGGCGTCGGCGAAGGTCTTGAGGGTCTTCATCACTTCGTCCGAGACGCGCTCGTAGAGGCCCCAATCCGGAGGCAGGTACTTCGCCTGCGGACAGAGGCGGTATGCCTGGGAGATTGGCATCCCGGAGCGAAGGCCGAACTTCCGTGCTTCGTAGGAACAGGCGACGACTACCCCGCGGCCCTTTCCGCTCTCCGGGTCCGCGCCCACGACGACCGGAAGGCCCTTCAGCTCGGGGTGTTCGCGGACCTCGGCCGAGACGTAGAATGCGTCGAGGTCGACGTGGAGGACGGCCCTGCGCGCTGGCATTGTTCAGCTACGACCCGAAGAGAGTCTGCTGCTCGGACCCCAGGGGCTTCCACTCGAGTTCTATCAGCCCGAGGAGCCTGCGGAACTCGTTGGCGGATTCGGGGCTGAACCCGGCGAAGTGGTTGTTGAAGAAGACGTAGCCCGACTCGAACTTTCCTGCGTTCTCTTTCACCGATTCGGCCCAGCGCTTCATGTCTTCTCCCCGGTCCTTCTGGGTGCCGGAGAACTCGGTGATTTCTCTGTCCCCGACCATCCTCACGTAAGCGAAGTCGGCCGTGACCTCGGGCGGGGTCTCCAGATACTGGTTGAGTGACCAGATC containing:
- a CDS encoding HIT domain-containing protein, which produces MKIAFSSPSGPDACIFCKIVSRKEASHIIYEDEKHIAFLDAFPFSRGHTLVCPKQHGETIWDMNEAEIAELFKVASRVSRAVVASTGADGFRFVQNNGEAANQVVAHVHVHVIPVKMEDKGKFADRRRFSPEEMGEAAEAIRAEMPKR
- a CDS encoding CAP domain-containing protein produces the protein MLIEARRSSPSSVVPAEPKRQGASGVVLGLLLVVVLLVAAFVALSPDAESGLRSAEQSASSFLSSIFGGLGITARPPLNYTIYSPLIGNGSAKISYPPDYDTLAAYALSLINQDRPGLQAVSLSPNPVAQQHANSMLRYGYFSHYDTQGYSPYMRYSLLGGKGAVGENVAYDRASGPIFYTTSEVEGAIRTLEYQMMNNDSQCCNNGHRINILNPLHNRVSIGVAYDGTVVYFVEDFENYYIALTISVSSTYDVSIAGTTLQAFTAPKAVYITYDSPPTAETPAQLNAGPHEYGPGTLTGGVLQPCSFGCPSFQSGITVYADTWKFTSTQDALAFSLHDFIQHYGAGVYTIYAVTGSDTGTAITSISVFVTG
- a CDS encoding NAD(P)H-hydrate epimerase, which encodes MRIAEGIAYLTAAEMAEVDREAVEEFGIGVPTLMQRAGEGAAEVAKLMLGGEVRGRAVSVLAGKGNNGGDGLVVARVLKGWGAAVEVILGVGRASLREAPSKQLALAEGAGVEVFGQARALGEPDLIVDALLGYNARGDPREAVAKLVREAGASGSRILALDVPSGLDSTSGGRGEPCVVASATATFGLPKVGLLEAKEAGVVGDLYLVDISLPEEAYRRVGMRGSPFDGKRLLRLW
- a CDS encoding class I SAM-dependent methyltransferase; this encodes MATDTSGITCCFDEESERMLEDYRRRGLGSTSKTILAALRERGLAGSSTLELGCGVGALTLEFLKAGASKAKGVDLSSAMVRTARSLVQDAGHSGSAQFVHGDGALLSLERSDFVVLDTVLCCYPDVQGLIENSSAAASRFYAISIPDDRRILTRVLKVFLPLQKIFLRRRGFRFYVHPVEKVLSLLSQKGFAPVFESRAGRVWCVFVFNPPQSAP
- the solA gene encoding N-methyl-L-tryptophan oxidase, yielding MRRYDAVVIGCGVMGSAVSYNLASRGIKTVTLDRYPLNHEMGSSHGKTRIIRLAYYEDERYVPLLRRAFDAWAEVQEKSGRRLMEMTGGLMAGREEGELVSGVLKTARAHGLEHEVLSTKEAESRFPAIKLSEELKAVYEESAGILYTEECLEAFTGLAADAGCDFEHLAEVTGWKPTPEGVEVEASGETFLAQRVVSCAGPWTSELFPGAVPLKVERQVPIWFSSKKQGIFSPESMPVFIMEEEAGKFFYGLPEVGHGVKAARTHAGAIVNPDSVSRTVTKDDIAPVEAFVGRRLPKLGRKPIDSTVCLYTNTPDLNFAIGPHPEEGKVVVVSACSGHGFKFASVLGEVVADMVEGKKTQVDVSWLSLSRFRAVHA
- a CDS encoding hydantoinase B/oxoprolinase family protein, with product MKRDAVTLKLINEALRYSSEEMGLALRDASYSPNIKERMDHSAAVFDERGRLLAQAEHIPVHLGSLPWGLSKLIGACERSGLDFEPGSMLVSNNPYITGTHLNDITVMAPIHHGAQLVGFAVNKAHHSDVGGKVPGSISTDARTLQEEGLVLEPCYLRRGRRFVESTVTRVASGSRTPRERKGDLRAQAAANSTGEKRVLSLVSKYGLDDFRAAARTAFRSSEALTRKRLARFGEGTYSASDYLEAPDGSDLVLKAKVVISGSGVLVDYSGSHKQVDYPLNAVFGVTISGAYFVLRCLLGDDIPANHGAFAPVEVRAPVGSILNPTSPHPVGGGNVETSQRNADVVFRALAKAAPGRVPAAAGGSMNNVMVGGRWRGRQWAFYETIGVGLGGSRRADGIDGIQCNMTNTLNTPIEELERSFPVLMTKYEFRPDSSGPGAHRGGSGIVRGYRMLAGTTFTALADRGTHPPWGLEGGLPGRVTELFVSRRGSKEKVPVKVTLALRPGDEVEVRTAGGGGFGDPDKRGTLEVSGDIQAGLVSSEEARKHYRLGRTKDVPRRERP